A stretch of Primulina tabacum isolate GXHZ01 chromosome 13, ASM2559414v2, whole genome shotgun sequence DNA encodes these proteins:
- the LOC142521936 gene encoding uncharacterized protein LOC142521936 has protein sequence MKGVYDVKDEKLIEYAQEVDKIREKFTEVTFEHIPRKENEKVDTLAKITGTMGSWKTRYVVFQIELTPHTSLPAVEQEEKDWRIVIISYLMEGKLSNDPREARKLKIRPALSYKEDDYVLREVHEGCCGNDLGDYALARKMLLAGYCWPFVPHDAQELVMSYDSCQRNARLHHRSAMLMKTITAACPFDHWGIDIVGPFPIAPAQKKFLLVAVAYFSKCVEAEPLARITESDVLKLLWKNIVCKYTVPRRLISDNRR, from the exons ATGAAGGGGGTATATGATGTGAAAGATGAAAAACTTATCGAGTACGCCCAAGAGGTGGACAAGATTAGAGAGAAGTTCACAGAGGTTACGTTCGAGCATATCCCTAGGAAAGAGAATGAAAAGGTGGATACTCTAGCCAAAATTACTGGAACAATGGGGAGTTGGAAGACAAGATATGTGGTATTTCAAATTGAACTCACCCCTCACACAAGTTTGCCTGCAGTCGAACAGGAAGAAAAGGATTGGAGGATTGTGATAATTAGTTATTTGATGGAGGGAAAGCTTTCTAACGACCCTAGGGAAGCTCGTAAGTTGAAGATAAG GCCCGCTCTGAGTTATAAAGAAGATGATTATGTGCTCCGAGAAGTTCACGAGGGATGTTGTGGAAATGATTTGGGGGATTATGCATTGGCAAGAAAGATGTTGCTCGCCGGTTATTGTTGGCCCTTCGTGCCGCATGATGCCCAAGAATTAGTGATGTCCTATGATAGTTGTCAACGTAATGCCCGGTTGCATCACCGGTCGGCCATGCTGATGAAGACCATCACGGCTGCATGTCCTTTTGACCACTGGGGAATTGATATTGTGGGTCCTTTCCCTATAGCTCCTGCTCAGAAGAAGTTTCTATTGGTAGCAGTTGCCTATTTTTCGAAATGTGTGGAAGCAGAGCCTTTGGCTAGGATCACTGAGAGTGACGTCCTGAAGTTATTGTGGAAGAATATAGTGTGCAAATACACGGTGCCTAGGAGACTGATATCCGATAATAGAAGATAG